One Halobellus ruber genomic window carries:
- a CDS encoding DUF7567 family protein translates to MSLEVIDRHSEALFEFLWCPVCGHEVFSHIPFEGVFCKNCNTQVELQESRETRGYEEAVLACFDTHSTWNLHVDEKLRRDLPDGSARVKILGAPGAYEVDWWSPAPGDDWQPVEQGEFDDVDEPADISHLA, encoded by the coding sequence ATGAGTCTGGAAGTCATCGACCGCCACAGCGAAGCACTGTTCGAGTTCCTCTGGTGTCCCGTCTGCGGGCACGAGGTATTCAGTCACATTCCCTTCGAAGGTGTGTTCTGCAAGAACTGCAACACGCAGGTCGAACTCCAAGAATCCCGAGAGACGCGCGGCTACGAGGAGGCCGTTCTCGCCTGCTTCGACACCCACTCGACGTGGAACCTCCACGTCGACGAGAAGCTCCGTCGCGACCTACCCGATGGGTCGGCACGGGTGAAGATCCTCGGCGCACCGGGTGCCTACGAGGTCGACTGGTGGAGTCCAGCACCCGGCGATGACTGGCAGCCGGTCGAACAAGGCGAGTTCGACGATGTCGACGAACCAGCCGATATCTCCCATCTCGCGTAG
- a CDS encoding DUF6166 domain-containing protein, protein MSRPSDPYSIEQSRPPNNCDIAYVGYRQRRQAIVEKRPGQERLTPERSLELVNHSPSGFEWGYGGSGPAQLALALLLDYTGNEAFALDHYQAFKTEVVSQLDCAGSARSWRLTGPEIDAVLHGTPGEPVAPSIN, encoded by the coding sequence ATGAGTAGACCTAGCGACCCATATTCGATCGAACAGTCACGCCCACCGAACAACTGCGACATCGCCTACGTCGGGTATCGGCAGCGCAGGCAGGCTATCGTTGAGAAACGTCCCGGCCAAGAACGGCTCACGCCAGAGCGGAGTCTCGAACTGGTGAATCACAGTCCCTCGGGATTCGAATGGGGATATGGTGGTAGTGGTCCGGCACAACTCGCGCTCGCACTCCTCCTCGACTACACAGGTAACGAAGCGTTCGCCCTCGACCACTACCAGGCGTTCAAAACCGAGGTCGTGAGCCAGCTGGACTGTGCTGGGTCTGCTCGAAGCTGGCGACTCACCGGGCCCGAGATCGACGCAGTCCTTCACGGAACACCCGGCGAGCCGGTCGCACCGTCCATCAACTAA
- a CDS encoding DUF7389 domain-containing protein, with protein MVEPTQQSRANEESTENNERQTPTEYIERSDIGVSLTVKLTRGTGTRDQDKIVAKAKGKTLEDAREDMETLREYIHDLAEDARQIQPADPHEE; from the coding sequence ATGGTAGAACCCACTCAGCAGTCTCGTGCGAACGAGGAATCGACAGAGAATAACGAGCGACAGACACCAACCGAGTACATCGAACGTAGTGACATCGGCGTCTCACTCACCGTGAAGCTCACTCGCGGTACTGGCACCCGCGACCAAGACAAGATCGTCGCGAAGGCGAAAGGCAAGACGCTTGAAGACGCCCGCGAGGATATGGAAACCCTCCGCGAGTACATCCACGATCTCGCCGAAGACGCTCGCCAGATTCAGCCAGCAGACCCACACGAAGAGTAA
- a CDS encoding RNA polymerase subunit sigma-70, giving the protein MYEVCGEKELKVILALDPGDSISGVARKIDENRETIRRVVNRLEEAGYVAYDDGLQFLDQTIRDVGLEFLAAAAATSPPSIPEAYVLPQFAGIDYAFTAIDAVYVWTRGGYQVAREPDDYPLFIAVHESDFDAWTAFFDRFGIPTAEERQPADKFDGAIQIVLEPRSEIEGEMVDGRPVIPLQETVAFANEYYATFESALDMLGRMYDDVDTDANYRIEPV; this is encoded by the coding sequence ATGTACGAAGTATGCGGTGAGAAGGAACTCAAGGTCATCCTCGCGCTCGATCCGGGCGATTCCATCTCCGGCGTCGCGCGGAAGATCGACGAGAACCGGGAGACGATTCGGCGCGTCGTGAACCGTCTCGAGGAGGCCGGCTACGTCGCGTATGATGATGGTCTCCAGTTCCTTGATCAGACGATTCGGGATGTCGGGCTCGAGTTCCTGGCCGCAGCAGCGGCTACCTCACCGCCGTCAATCCCGGAGGCGTACGTCCTTCCGCAGTTCGCCGGCATAGACTACGCATTCACCGCTATCGATGCAGTCTACGTCTGGACTCGCGGTGGCTATCAGGTCGCTCGCGAGCCGGATGACTATCCGCTGTTCATCGCCGTCCACGAGTCCGATTTTGACGCCTGGACGGCGTTCTTCGACCGATTTGGGATCCCAACTGCGGAGGAACGCCAACCTGCCGACAAATTCGACGGTGCCATCCAGATCGTCCTCGAGCCCCGTTCAGAAATCGAGGGCGAGATGGTCGACGGACGACCCGTCATCCCGCTCCAAGAGACCGTGGCGTTCGCAAACGAGTACTACGCGACCTTCGAGTCCGCACTCGATATGCTCGGCCGGATGTACGACGATGTCGATACAGATGCGAACTATC